A region of Streptomyces sp. NBC_00654 DNA encodes the following proteins:
- a CDS encoding PTS transporter subunit EIIC — translation MSTADTAPAVTKKKGAGVMAVMQRIGRSLMLPVAVLPAGALLVRLGNDDMLGRASFPDFVVKIAGFMAAGGNAILDNMALLFAVGIAIGFAKKSDGSTALAAVTGYLVFKNVLGTFTDSNLEKVATVVDDKIVMADKPVDAGVLGGVVMGIVVALLYQRFHRTKLPDWAGFFSGRRLVPILSSFAGLLIGIVFGYIWPVLGTGLHNLGEWLVGSGAVGAGIFGVANRALIPVGMHHLLNSFPWFQAGSYEGKSGDIGRFLAGDPTAGQFMTGFFPIMMFALPAACLAIVHCARPERRKVVGGMMFSLALTAFVTGVTEPIEFTFMFIAPVLYAIHAVLTGVSMALTWGLGIKDGFGFSAGAIDFFLNLGAATKPWLLVLIGLCFAVVYYVVFRFAITRFNLPTPGRESDEELAEILKAEAK, via the coding sequence ATGTCCACGGCTGACACCGCACCCGCGGTCACCAAGAAGAAGGGCGCCGGCGTGATGGCCGTCATGCAGCGCATCGGCCGCAGCCTCATGCTGCCGGTCGCGGTGCTGCCCGCGGGCGCGCTCCTGGTCCGGCTCGGCAATGACGACATGCTCGGGCGCGCGTCGTTCCCGGACTTCGTCGTCAAGATCGCCGGCTTCATGGCGGCGGGCGGCAACGCGATCCTCGACAACATGGCGCTGCTGTTCGCCGTCGGTATCGCGATCGGCTTCGCCAAGAAGTCGGACGGCTCGACCGCGCTCGCCGCGGTCACCGGCTACCTGGTCTTCAAGAACGTGCTCGGCACCTTCACCGACAGCAACCTGGAGAAGGTCGCGACCGTCGTGGACGACAAGATCGTCATGGCCGACAAGCCGGTCGACGCCGGTGTGCTGGGCGGCGTGGTGATGGGCATCGTCGTCGCCCTGCTGTACCAGCGGTTCCACCGGACCAAGCTGCCCGACTGGGCGGGCTTCTTCAGCGGCCGTCGGCTGGTCCCGATCCTCTCCTCCTTCGCGGGTCTGCTGATCGGCATCGTCTTCGGCTACATCTGGCCGGTGCTCGGCACCGGACTGCACAACCTCGGTGAGTGGCTGGTCGGTTCCGGCGCGGTGGGCGCGGGCATCTTCGGTGTCGCCAACCGTGCGCTGATCCCGGTCGGCATGCACCACCTGCTGAACTCGTTCCCGTGGTTCCAGGCCGGCTCGTACGAGGGCAAGAGCGGTGACATCGGCCGCTTCCTGGCCGGTGACCCGACGGCCGGGCAGTTCATGACCGGCTTCTTCCCGATCATGATGTTCGCCCTTCCGGCGGCCTGCCTCGCGATCGTCCACTGCGCCCGCCCGGAGCGCCGCAAGGTCGTCGGCGGCATGATGTTCTCGCTGGCCCTCACCGCCTTCGTGACGGGTGTGACCGAGCCGATCGAGTTCACGTTCATGTTCATCGCGCCGGTGCTGTACGCGATCCACGCGGTGCTGACCGGTGTCTCGATGGCCCTGACATGGGGCCTGGGGATCAAGGACGGCTTCGGGTTCTCGGCGGGTGCGATCGACTTCTTCCTGAACCTCGGTGCCGCGACGAAGCCCTGGCTGCTGGTCCTGATCGGACTCTGTTTCGCGGTCGTCTACTACGTGGTCTTCCGCTTCGCGATCACCAGGTTCAACCTGCCGACCCCGGGACGCGAGTCGGACGAGGAGCTCGCCGAGATCCTCAAGGCCGAGGCGAAGTAG
- a CDS encoding MBL fold metallo-hydrolase — protein MKLTVVGCSGSFPSAGSACSSYLVEADGFRLLLDMGNGALGELQRHVGLYDLDAIFLSHLHADHCIDMCAYFVVRYYRHDGGRPAPLPVYGPDGTEQRLTTAHGDTPSDRAMGEVFDFHTLKSGSFEIGPFSVRTEKVCHPVETFGIRVEHGGRTLTYSGDTGTCEALDELAEGADLFLCEASFVHGKEDIPDLHLNGREAGECAARAGAGRLVLTHIPPWTDAARNVADARTVYRGPVELAAPGAVYEI, from the coding sequence ATGAAGCTCACCGTCGTCGGCTGCTCCGGCTCCTTCCCGTCCGCGGGTTCGGCATGCTCCAGCTACCTCGTAGAGGCCGACGGCTTCCGGCTGCTCCTCGACATGGGCAACGGAGCCCTCGGCGAGCTGCAGCGCCACGTCGGTCTCTACGACCTCGACGCGATCTTTCTCAGCCATCTCCATGCCGATCACTGCATCGACATGTGCGCCTACTTCGTCGTGCGCTACTACCGGCACGACGGCGGGCGCCCCGCCCCGCTCCCGGTCTACGGCCCCGACGGCACCGAGCAGCGGCTGACCACCGCACACGGCGACACCCCGTCCGACCGGGCGATGGGCGAGGTGTTCGACTTCCACACGCTCAAGTCGGGTTCGTTCGAGATCGGCCCCTTCTCGGTGCGTACGGAGAAGGTCTGCCACCCCGTCGAGACCTTCGGGATCCGCGTCGAGCACGGCGGCCGCACCCTCACCTACTCCGGCGACACGGGGACCTGCGAGGCCCTGGACGAACTCGCCGAGGGCGCGGACCTGTTCCTCTGCGAAGCCTCGTTCGTGCACGGCAAGGAGGACATCCCGGACCTCCACCTCAACGGCCGGGAGGCCGGTGAGTGCGCCGCCCGCGCCGGGGCGGGGCGTCTCGTCCTCACGCACATCCCGCCGTGGACCGATGCCGCGCGCAATGTCGCCGACGCCCGCACGGTCTACCGGGGCCCGGTGGAGCTGGCCGCCCCCGGCGCGGTGTACGAGATCTGA
- a CDS encoding type II toxin-antitoxin system PemK/MazF family toxin gives MNTSWWVALAAVVLLALVAAVVDGRGRSGRRPGRRGGGTGPAGAGRGAGGGRGADRPGGRTRPPGKPSAPGRGTGGGGGRTPRPGEIWWADVPFEDGPGSKDRPCLVLSVRGERAVVAKITSKHHEERPGVIALPPGTVGDLRGRQSFLETDELREVAVRGFRRRVGGVAPQVWERVRGLG, from the coding sequence ATGAACACGTCCTGGTGGGTGGCACTGGCCGCCGTGGTCCTGCTCGCACTCGTCGCCGCGGTGGTGGACGGGCGGGGCCGGTCGGGCCGGCGGCCGGGCAGGCGCGGTGGTGGTACCGGCCCCGCCGGAGCCGGGCGCGGGGCCGGCGGGGGCCGCGGGGCGGACCGGCCCGGTGGGCGGACACGGCCGCCGGGGAAGCCCTCGGCTCCGGGGCGCGGAACCGGCGGAGGGGGCGGCCGGACGCCGCGGCCGGGCGAGATCTGGTGGGCCGACGTGCCGTTCGAGGACGGGCCGGGGTCGAAGGACCGGCCGTGCCTGGTGCTCTCGGTACGGGGTGAACGGGCCGTCGTCGCCAAGATCACCAGCAAGCATCACGAGGAGCGGCCCGGGGTGATCGCGCTGCCGCCCGGGACGGTGGGCGACCTACGGGGGCGGCAGAGCTTCCTGGAGACGGACGAGCTGCGGGAAGTGGCGGTACGGGGGTTCCGGCGGCGGGTGGGCGGCGTGGCCCCGCAGGTGTGGGAGCGGGTACGGGGGCTGGGGTGA
- a CDS encoding PLP-dependent cysteine synthase family protein → MRYDSPLAAVGNTPLVRLPRLSPSADVRIWAKLEDRNPTGSVKDRPALHMVEQAERDGRLTPGCTILEPTSGNTGISLAMAAKLKGYRIVCVMPENTSQERRDLLAMWGAEIVSSPAAGGSNTAVRVAKELSAEHPDWVMLYQYGNPDNAGAHYATTGPEILSDLPTVTHFVAGLGTTGTLMGVGRYLREKKPDVRIVAAEPRYDDIVYGLRNLDEGFVPELYDASVLTTRFSVGSADAVTRTRELLQQEGIFAGVSTGAALHAAIGVGNKAVKAGESADIVFVVADGGWKYLSTGVYTAPTTEAAIETLHGQLWA, encoded by the coding sequence ATGCGTTACGACTCCCCGCTGGCAGCCGTGGGCAACACACCTCTGGTGCGGCTGCCCCGGCTGTCCCCGTCCGCGGACGTCCGTATCTGGGCCAAGCTGGAGGACCGCAATCCCACCGGCTCGGTCAAGGACCGCCCCGCGCTCCACATGGTCGAACAGGCCGAGCGGGACGGCCGCCTGACACCCGGCTGCACGATCCTGGAGCCGACCAGCGGCAACACCGGCATCTCGCTCGCCATGGCGGCCAAGCTCAAGGGCTACCGCATCGTGTGCGTCATGCCGGAGAACACCTCGCAGGAGCGGCGCGACCTGCTCGCCATGTGGGGCGCCGAGATCGTCTCCTCCCCGGCCGCGGGCGGCTCCAACACGGCCGTCCGCGTCGCCAAGGAGCTGTCGGCCGAGCACCCCGACTGGGTCATGCTCTACCAGTACGGCAACCCGGACAACGCGGGAGCCCACTACGCCACCACCGGCCCGGAGATCCTCAGCGACCTCCCGACCGTCACACACTTCGTCGCGGGCCTCGGCACCACCGGCACCCTCATGGGGGTGGGCCGCTACCTCCGTGAGAAGAAGCCGGACGTCAGGATCGTCGCCGCCGAACCCCGGTACGACGACATCGTCTACGGCCTCCGCAACCTGGACGAGGGCTTCGTCCCCGAGCTGTACGACGCCTCGGTGCTGACCACCCGCTTCTCGGTCGGCTCGGCCGACGCGGTCACCCGTACCCGCGAACTCCTCCAGCAGGAGGGCATCTTCGCGGGCGTCTCCACGGGCGCCGCGCTCCACGCGGCGATCGGCGTCGGCAACAAGGCGGTCAAGGCGGGGGAGAGCGCGGACATCGTGTTCGTCGTCGCGGACGGCGGCTGGAAGTATCTGTCCACGGGCGTCTACACAGCGCCCACCACGGAAGCCGCCATCGAAACCCTGCACGGCCAGCTCTGGGCCTGA
- a CDS encoding MoaD/ThiS family protein — MAIEVRIPTILRTYTDGAKAVEGSGATLADLFVDLDSRHNGIRERVVDGGELRRFVNVYLNDEDVRFLDGIDTKLSDGDNVTILPAVAGGMR, encoded by the coding sequence ATGGCCATCGAGGTCCGCATTCCGACCATCCTCCGCACCTACACCGACGGCGCCAAGGCGGTCGAAGGCAGCGGGGCGACGCTCGCCGACCTCTTCGTCGACCTGGACAGCCGCCACAACGGCATCCGCGAGCGCGTCGTCGACGGGGGCGAGCTCCGTCGCTTCGTGAATGTCTACCTCAACGACGAGGACGTCCGCTTCCTCGACGGCATCGACACCAAGCTCAGCGACGGCGACAACGTCACCATCCTCCCGGCCGTCGCCGGCGGCATGCGCTGA
- a CDS encoding putative leader peptide codes for MVPHDVSIKTPGTLLVARLHVDLCRLSSAICPG; via the coding sequence ATGGTTCCCCATGACGTGAGCATCAAGACGCCGGGCACGCTGCTCGTCGCGCGGCTGCACGTCGACCTGTGCAGGCTTTCCAGCGCGATCTGTCCCGGCTGA
- a CDS encoding ABC transporter ATP-binding protein — MTSLRTEGLSYGTGGRHLVDSVDLTAADGETVGLVGPNGSGKTTLLRCVYGTLRPTHGRVLLDGDDLARLPVKARARRIATVPQDGQAGFELTVAQVVAMGRAPHKRFWEADTAADTELAAAALDRVGIGALAPRTFASLSGGERQRALVARTLVQEPSLIVLDEPTNHLDIRYQLEILSLVRELGTTNLLALHDLNLAAYYCDRLYVLRAGRVVASGTPAEVLTPDLLADVYGVTAEVTTHPTTGAPTVVYLPGESRRSA, encoded by the coding sequence ATGACCAGTCTGCGTACCGAAGGCCTCTCGTACGGGACCGGCGGCCGGCACCTCGTGGACTCCGTCGACCTGACCGCCGCCGACGGTGAGACGGTCGGCCTCGTCGGCCCCAACGGCAGCGGCAAGACCACCCTGCTGCGCTGCGTGTACGGAACCCTGCGCCCCACCCACGGCCGGGTCCTGCTCGACGGCGACGACCTCGCCCGCCTCCCCGTCAAGGCCCGCGCACGCCGGATCGCCACCGTCCCGCAGGACGGCCAGGCCGGTTTCGAACTGACCGTCGCGCAGGTCGTCGCCATGGGCCGGGCCCCGCACAAACGCTTCTGGGAGGCGGACACCGCCGCCGACACCGAGCTGGCGGCCGCGGCCCTCGACCGGGTCGGCATCGGAGCGCTCGCGCCCCGTACGTTCGCCTCCCTCTCCGGCGGCGAACGCCAGCGCGCGCTGGTCGCCCGGACCCTCGTCCAGGAACCGTCCCTCATCGTCCTGGACGAACCCACCAACCACCTGGACATCCGCTACCAGCTGGAGATCCTCTCGCTGGTCCGCGAACTCGGCACGACGAACCTCCTGGCCCTGCACGACCTGAACCTCGCCGCGTACTACTGCGACCGCCTCTACGTCCTGCGGGCCGGCCGGGTCGTCGCCTCGGGCACCCCCGCCGAGGTCCTCACCCCGGACCTGCTGGCCGACGTCTACGGAGTGACGGCCGAGGTCACCACCCACCCCACGACGGGCGCCCCGACCGTCGTCTACCTCCCGGGCGAGAGCCGCCGTTCCGCATAG
- a CDS encoding iron ABC transporter permease — MSCRTPAAPRRLRYTLVLGALAVVLGAAVLAALALGSVRIPPGQVLDILTGRAGPSPFRTIVLDVRLPRVLLGIVVGAGLAVIGTVLQALVRNPLADPFLLGVSSGASTGAVLVIVLGVGAGLATTVTIPAAAFAGALASLLLVYTLARGGSGLTTNRLVLAGVAVSYVLSALTSLILVTSARADHLQEVLYWTLGGLGAARWDMLALPSAVLVAGTALLLTLARPLDLLLVGEEGATVLGLDTARFRAGVFVLASLLTGALVAYSGAIGFVGLMVPHMARMAVGAGHRALLPVAALGGAVFLVLADLAARTVAAPQDIPVGVLTALTGGPFFLWMLRRRPEGAPA, encoded by the coding sequence GTGAGCTGCCGCACCCCCGCCGCGCCACGACGGCTGCGCTACACCCTGGTCCTCGGCGCCCTCGCCGTCGTCCTCGGGGCCGCCGTCCTCGCCGCGCTCGCCCTCGGCTCCGTCCGCATCCCGCCCGGCCAGGTCCTGGACATCCTGACCGGGCGGGCCGGACCGAGCCCGTTCCGCACGATCGTCCTCGACGTCCGGCTGCCCCGGGTCCTGCTCGGCATCGTCGTCGGCGCCGGACTCGCCGTGATCGGCACCGTCCTCCAGGCGCTCGTACGCAATCCGCTCGCCGACCCGTTCCTCCTCGGCGTCTCCTCCGGGGCCTCCACCGGAGCGGTCCTCGTGATCGTCCTCGGCGTCGGCGCGGGCCTCGCCACCACCGTCACCATTCCGGCCGCCGCCTTCGCGGGCGCGCTCGCCTCACTCCTGCTCGTGTACACCCTGGCCCGCGGCGGATCCGGCCTCACCACCAACCGGCTCGTCCTGGCCGGAGTCGCCGTCTCCTACGTCCTCTCCGCCCTCACCAGCCTCATCCTGGTCACGTCGGCCCGCGCCGACCACCTCCAGGAAGTCCTCTACTGGACCCTCGGCGGTCTCGGCGCCGCCCGCTGGGACATGCTCGCGCTCCCCTCGGCCGTCCTCGTCGCGGGCACGGCGCTGCTCCTCACCCTCGCCCGCCCGCTCGACCTGCTGCTCGTCGGCGAGGAGGGCGCCACCGTCCTCGGGCTCGACACCGCACGCTTCCGGGCCGGGGTCTTCGTCCTCGCCTCCCTGCTCACCGGTGCCCTCGTCGCCTACAGCGGAGCCATCGGATTCGTCGGCCTGATGGTGCCGCACATGGCCCGGATGGCCGTCGGCGCCGGCCATCGCGCCCTGCTCCCGGTCGCCGCGCTGGGCGGCGCGGTCTTCCTGGTCCTGGCCGATCTGGCCGCGCGGACGGTCGCCGCTCCCCAGGACATCCCGGTCGGCGTGCTCACCGCCCTGACCGGCGGCCCGTTCTTCCTCTGGATGCTCCGCCGCCGCCCCGAAGGAGCCCCGGCATGA
- a CDS encoding ABC transporter substrate-binding protein: MSRRTPALIAAAVLLPLALTACSAADADNGSAGSAKAGGPSAEGFPYTVTNCGVTTTYKAPPKRAVTMNQHVTEVMLELGLATSMVGTAYLDDQVLPEYEDQYESIPVLAEEYPSYEKLLAADPDFVYGGYSTAFTAGDGRSREALKKSGIDTRLNTEYCAKNPTAMDALYQEVREVGRTFGVAPRADAWIEEAKATNAATAERLKSARPVSVFVYDSGDKTAFTAGGKGIGNELITRAGGRNVFADLDKPFGDASWENVVARKPDVIVIYDYGSTTVAQKKKRLLEDPALADVPAIRNKRFAVLPLSDAVLGVRAPAAVGKLAAQLHPEIPGDSPTEEATDAATAP, encoded by the coding sequence ATGTCCCGGCGCACCCCCGCGCTCATAGCCGCCGCCGTGCTGCTCCCGCTCGCCCTCACCGCCTGCTCCGCCGCGGACGCCGACAACGGCTCCGCGGGCTCGGCCAAGGCCGGCGGACCGTCCGCCGAGGGCTTCCCGTACACCGTCACGAACTGCGGTGTCACCACGACGTACAAGGCGCCGCCGAAGCGCGCCGTCACCATGAACCAGCACGTCACCGAAGTGATGCTGGAACTGGGGCTGGCCACGTCCATGGTCGGCACCGCCTACCTCGACGACCAGGTCCTGCCGGAGTACGAGGACCAGTACGAGTCCATCCCGGTCCTGGCCGAGGAGTACCCCTCGTACGAGAAGCTCCTCGCCGCCGACCCCGACTTCGTCTACGGCGGCTACTCCACCGCGTTCACCGCGGGCGACGGCCGCAGCCGCGAGGCGCTGAAGAAGTCCGGCATCGACACCCGGCTCAACACCGAGTACTGCGCCAAGAACCCGACCGCGATGGACGCCCTCTACCAGGAGGTCCGCGAGGTCGGCCGCACCTTCGGCGTCGCCCCGCGCGCCGACGCGTGGATCGAGGAGGCGAAGGCCACCAACGCCGCCACGGCCGAGCGGCTCAAGTCCGCCCGCCCGGTCTCCGTCTTCGTCTACGACAGCGGCGACAAGACCGCGTTCACCGCGGGCGGCAAGGGCATCGGCAACGAGCTGATCACCCGGGCCGGCGGCCGCAACGTCTTCGCCGATCTCGACAAGCCCTTCGGCGACGCCTCGTGGGAGAACGTCGTCGCCCGCAAGCCCGACGTCATCGTCATCTACGACTACGGCTCCACCACCGTCGCCCAGAAGAAGAAGCGCCTCCTGGAGGACCCGGCACTCGCCGACGTCCCCGCGATCAGGAACAAGCGCTTCGCCGTCCTCCCGCTCTCCGACGCGGTGCTCGGCGTGCGCGCCCCCGCGGCGGTCGGCAAGCTCGCCGCCCAGCTGCACCCGGAGATACCGGGGGACTCACCCACGGAGGAAGCGACGGACGCGGCCACCGCGCCGTGA
- a CDS encoding M67 family metallopeptidase, whose amino-acid sequence MLTITQDLHDRIVAHSREDHPDEACGVVAGPAGTGRAERFIPMLNAARSPTFYEFDSADLLKLYRDMDDRDEEPVIIYHSHTATEAYPSRTDVTYANEPGAHYVLVSTADTDDAGPFQFRSYRIVDGEITEEDVKIVDAC is encoded by the coding sequence ATGCTGACCATCACCCAGGACCTCCACGACCGGATCGTCGCCCACTCCCGCGAGGACCACCCCGACGAGGCGTGCGGAGTCGTCGCGGGACCGGCCGGAACGGGACGGGCCGAACGCTTCATCCCCATGCTCAACGCCGCCCGCTCGCCCACGTTCTACGAGTTCGACTCGGCCGACCTCCTCAAGCTCTACCGCGACATGGACGACCGCGACGAGGAGCCCGTGATCATCTACCACTCGCACACGGCGACCGAGGCCTACCCCTCCCGCACCGACGTCACGTACGCCAACGAACCCGGCGCCCACTACGTCCTCGTCTCCACCGCGGACACCGACGACGCGGGCCCCTTCCAGTTCCGCTCGTACCGCATCGTGGACGGCGAGATCACCGAGGAGGACGTCAAGATCGTCGACGCCTGCTGA
- a CDS encoding amino acid permease, whose translation MTSAQVDKGHAGDEAEGAGNSGEGYRRGLGARQIQMIAIGGAIGTGLFLGAGKAIDRAGPSLILAYAIAGLVIFFIMRALGELLMYRPVSGSFAEYAREFLGPFFGFVTGWTYWLFWVVTGITEVTAAATYMTYWWNIPQWLSALVFTVILYGANLISVKLFGELEFWFSMVKVTAIIGMILVCAGVLTIGFSDAADTATVANLWNDGGFFPSGITGTLMTLQIVMFAFLAVELVGVTAGESKDPTTVLPKAINTVPWRIAVFYVGALIMILSVVPWSTFKPGVSPFVKTFEEMGLSVGAAIVNFVVLTAALSSCNSGMYSTGRMLRDLALNGQGPRAFTRLTRNGLPFAGTTFSAALMLVGVWINYQWPGEAFNYVVSFATISGMWAWVMILLSQLRFRALADRGVLPQSAFRAPGAPYTSVFALGFIGMVIVMMAIDKDARVSLYCAPVWALILGVSYLVLKARNPGNTAFIKR comes from the coding sequence ATGACATCGGCACAGGTCGACAAGGGGCACGCCGGCGATGAGGCCGAGGGTGCAGGAAACAGCGGCGAAGGATACCGGCGCGGCCTGGGTGCCCGCCAGATCCAGATGATCGCCATTGGTGGAGCCATCGGCACCGGGCTTTTCCTCGGTGCGGGCAAAGCCATCGACCGGGCCGGTCCCAGCCTCATCCTGGCCTACGCGATCGCGGGCCTGGTCATCTTCTTCATCATGCGGGCGCTGGGCGAACTTCTCATGTACCGCCCGGTCTCCGGCTCCTTCGCGGAGTACGCGCGGGAATTCCTCGGCCCGTTCTTCGGATTCGTGACCGGCTGGACGTACTGGCTCTTCTGGGTCGTCACCGGAATCACCGAAGTCACCGCCGCCGCCACCTATATGACGTACTGGTGGAACATTCCGCAGTGGCTGTCGGCACTCGTCTTCACGGTCATTCTGTACGGCGCCAACCTCATCTCCGTGAAGCTCTTCGGTGAGCTGGAGTTCTGGTTCTCGATGGTCAAGGTCACCGCGATCATCGGCATGATCCTCGTCTGCGCCGGAGTCCTCACGATCGGCTTCTCCGACGCCGCCGACACCGCGACCGTCGCCAATCTCTGGAACGACGGCGGATTCTTCCCCTCGGGCATCACCGGCACGCTGATGACCCTCCAGATCGTGATGTTCGCCTTCCTCGCCGTCGAACTCGTCGGCGTCACCGCGGGCGAGTCCAAGGACCCCACGACCGTCCTGCCCAAGGCCATCAACACCGTGCCGTGGCGCATCGCCGTCTTCTACGTCGGCGCGCTGATCATGATCCTCTCGGTGGTGCCGTGGAGCACGTTCAAGCCGGGTGTCTCGCCGTTCGTGAAGACCTTCGAGGAGATGGGTCTCAGCGTGGGGGCCGCGATCGTCAACTTCGTCGTCCTGACCGCGGCGCTCTCCTCCTGCAACTCCGGGATGTACTCCACCGGCCGCATGCTGCGCGACCTGGCGCTCAACGGGCAGGGCCCGAGGGCCTTCACCAGGCTGACGAGGAACGGCCTGCCGTTCGCCGGCACCACGTTCTCGGCCGCGCTGATGCTCGTCGGCGTCTGGATCAACTACCAGTGGCCGGGCGAGGCGTTCAACTACGTCGTCTCCTTCGCGACCATCTCCGGCATGTGGGCCTGGGTCATGATCCTGCTCAGCCAGCTCCGCTTCCGCGCGCTGGCCGACCGGGGGGTGCTCCCGCAGTCCGCCTTCAGGGCCCCCGGAGCCCCGTACACCAGCGTCTTCGCGCTCGGCTTCATCGGCATGGTCATCGTGATGATGGCCATCGACAAGGACGCCCGGGTCTCGCTGTACTGCGCACCGGTCTGGGCCCTGATCCTCGGTGTCTCGTATCTGGTGCTCAAGGCCCGCAACCCCGGGAACACGGCGTTCATCAAGCGCTGA
- a CDS encoding DUF2017 domain-containing protein — protein MAGHFEATPDGGAAVALDEVEISILRSLAVQLLELIGPGDQPAEGEDPLAALFAEGPSEPPADPALARLFPEAYGNEDKELREASAEFRRFTENDLRTRKREDALALVRTLDGLSPVGEGGAVLTLTAAECRNWLGALNDLRLTIGTRLEVSDEDEGQEGSLYRLSDSDPRKPMVMAYLWLGALQETLIETLMP, from the coding sequence ATGGCCGGCCATTTCGAGGCCACCCCCGACGGCGGCGCGGCCGTCGCGCTCGACGAGGTCGAGATCTCCATCCTGCGCTCCCTGGCCGTCCAGCTGCTGGAACTGATCGGTCCGGGCGATCAGCCCGCCGAGGGCGAGGACCCGCTCGCCGCGCTCTTCGCCGAGGGTCCGAGCGAACCGCCCGCCGACCCCGCCCTGGCCCGGCTGTTCCCCGAGGCGTACGGGAACGAGGACAAGGAGCTGCGCGAGGCGTCCGCCGAGTTCCGCCGCTTCACCGAGAACGATCTGCGCACCCGCAAGCGCGAGGACGCCCTCGCCCTCGTACGCACCCTGGACGGGCTCTCACCCGTGGGGGAGGGCGGAGCCGTGCTCACGCTCACCGCCGCCGAGTGCCGCAACTGGCTCGGCGCCCTGAACGACCTGCGGCTCACCATCGGCACCCGGCTGGAGGTGTCCGACGAGGACGAGGGGCAGGAGGGTTCGCTCTACCGCCTCTCCGACAGCGACCCGCGCAAGCCGATGGTGATGGCCTATCTCTGGCTGGGGGCGCTCCAGGAGACGCTCATCGAGACGCTGATGCCGTAA
- the clpS gene encoding ATP-dependent Clp protease adapter ClpS, protein MSVATPVEIERPESAEETFAVPEPDVPWVTLVHNDPVNLMSYVTYVFQAYFGYSKDKAHKLMLDVHQKGRAVVSSGSREEMERDVQAMHGYGLWATLTQDRT, encoded by the coding sequence GTGAGCGTTGCTACCCCCGTAGAGATCGAACGTCCGGAGTCGGCCGAAGAGACCTTCGCGGTCCCCGAGCCGGACGTTCCCTGGGTGACGCTGGTGCACAACGACCCGGTCAACCTCATGAGCTATGTGACCTATGTCTTCCAGGCCTACTTCGGCTACTCCAAGGACAAGGCCCACAAGCTCATGCTCGATGTGCACCAGAAGGGCCGTGCCGTCGTCTCCAGCGGAAGCCGCGAGGAGATGGAGCGCGATGTCCAGGCCATGCACGGCTACGGCCTCTGGGCCACCCTGACCCAGGACCGCACCTAG